In one Heterodontus francisci isolate sHetFra1 chromosome 18, sHetFra1.hap1, whole genome shotgun sequence genomic region, the following are encoded:
- the llph gene encoding protein LLP homolog, producing MAKSIRSKWKRKMRAEKRKKNAPKELARLKNILGADRSGDISMNDVKEVATVVPCEKLKQKPATGDDDDASTMDIDKKRSKKTFLDEHGQYPIWMHPRQRKKIKRQLKKGKSKLPKGLAW from the exons ATGGCAAAAAGTATAAGAAGTAAGTGGAAGCGGAAAATGCGagcagaaaagagaaaaaaaaatgcacCAAAGGAACTTGCACGGCTGAAAAATATACTAGGAGCAGATCGCAGTGGTGACATTAGTATGAATGATGTTAAAGAAGTTGCAACCGTGGTCCCGTGTGAAAAACTCAAACAGAAGCCAGCTACAGGAGATGATG ATGATGCATCTACTATGGACATAGATAAGAAAAGGAGCAAAAAAACTTTCTTGGATGAACATGGACAGTATCCAATATGGATGCATCCTAGACAAAGAAAGAAGATCAAGCGACAACTGAAAAAGGGGAAATCAAAACTTCCAAAGGGGCTAGCTTGGTAA